AGCGTCAGGCCGACGGCCGCGGCCTGCGTCCACTGCAGCGGCTTGCGGTGCGCGGCATCGTCGGCCCCGCGGGGATTGATCCACGGCGCGTCGATCGAATCGAGCATGCCCAGCACGGCCTGCTCCGTCTCGCTGTGGGCGAACTGGCGCCGGTCGGCGGGCCCCACCGCGGGGTCTATCTCGAAGGGGCGCACACGCCGCCACCACACGGCATCGGCCGTCGCCAGGTCGATGGGCTCCTCGCCCAGCAGTTGCAGCGACGGCGCGCCATGGCCGGGCCAGCCGAAGGCCAGCGGCCGCCGGCCGGGGAACTCCGACAGGTCCAGCCGGTGGACCGGCTCCCCGGCGGCGGCCAGGCGCGCGCACACGGCGTCGGTGTGCTCCTCGCCCGGGTAGGAGACGACGACGATCATGCCGTCCCCTCGCCGCCCCCCATCGCGCGCCAGGCCTGCAGGGCCTGCTCCAGCTCCAGCGCCAGCGCATCGGCGGCGGCCTGGGCCTCCTGGTGGGCGGCGGCGAGCTGCTCCAGCTGCTCGGCCGCCTGCTGCATCGCATCGCCGGGGTTGTCCATCTGCGGCTGGCGGCTCGCCCCGGCCAGCACGAAGGGCGTGGCAATCCCGCCGGCGGCCGGGTTGATCAGCGGGCCGGGGCCAGGGCCGATCGGGTCCCGGCCGACCTCCTTGACCGTTTCCCTGATCGGGTCCTTGCCGATCTCCTTGGCCGTGTCGCTGATCGGGTCCTTGCGCACCTCCTTGATCGTGTCACGGATGGGATCCTTGGCAATCTCCTTGACCGTGTCGCTGATCGGATCCTTGCGCACTTCCTTGACCGTATCGCGGATCGGATCCTTGGCGATCTCCTTGATCGTCGGCCGCACATTGGGATACATGGCCAGGACGCCCGCGATGTCGCCGGCGGACAGGCCCGTGCGCTGCCCCATGGTGACGCCCGGCGGCAGCGGCACCCGCGGCACCAGCGTGGGCTGCCCGTTGGTCGAGAAGGCCGTCGCCGGGTAATGCATGATCGACCCGAAGTCGTACGCGCCCAGGTCGTCGCCGTCCTGGATGTGCTGGTTGAAGTTGTGCTGCATCGCCGGATCGATGTTCGCCCAGTTGACCTGCACGAACTGGTCGCGGTCCTCCCGGCTCTGCTCGTGCCACAGGCCAACGGCGTGCCCGATCTCATGGATCGCGTTGCCCAGCGTGCAGCCCGTGCCCAGGGTGATCGACTGCGCACCGCCGCGGCGCCCGACATTCGACGAGCACCCGCTGCCGGGCACGAACCGCACGTAGTCCGGGTACTGCGCGGCATTGGCCGGCGTGCGGGCGACGAAACGGATGACGGTGTTCGCCTCCCAGTGCGCGATGGCGTCCGTGACCCGCGCCTGGTTCGGAAGGGCGGCGTCGATCTCGTACGGAACGCGGCCATTGGCCCAGCGGAACTGCACGCCATCGGGGCTGGTGATGCCGACCGAGAACAGCACCGGGTTGCCCGACTCGTCCGCCTGCATGTCGGCGACGCTCCCCAGCA
This region of Alicycliphilus denitrificans K601 genomic DNA includes:
- the legP gene encoding Dot/Icm T4SS effector Zinc-dependent metalloprotease LegP produces the protein MATRQETGRGPAGKSGGGDQCECRSGPLAGTAFVGLRGLNNTTGKWLHYADVDGQAIFEGDIVLGSVADMQADESGNPVLFSVGITSPDGVQFRWANGRVPYEIDAALPNQARVTDAIAHWEANTVIRFVARTPANAAQYPDYVRFVPGSGCSSNVGRRGGAQSITLGTGCTLGNAIHEIGHAVGLWHEQSREDRDQFVQVNWANIDPAMQHNFNQHIQDGDDLGAYDFGSIMHYPATAFSTNGQPTLVPRVPLPPGVTMGQRTGLSAGDIAGVLAMYPNVRPTIKEIAKDPIRDTVKEVRKDPISDTVKEIAKDPIRDTIKEVRKDPISDTAKEIGKDPIRETVKEVGRDPIGPGPGPLINPAAGGIATPFVLAGASRQPQMDNPGDAMQQAAEQLEQLAAAHQEAQAAADALALELEQALQAWRAMGGGEGTA